The proteins below come from a single Ruegeria sp. THAF33 genomic window:
- a CDS encoding BCCT family transporter, with the protein MKKPNALLVCSLSVIAVVGIWGVVDIQSLVTWASGIVQQTFHSRGWFVMLAASGMLIGCLFLAFSPYGNIRLGRDDEEPEFSTATWISMLFSAGMGVGLLFWAVAEPLTHFNFISGMAPDFIAAQQAMLATNFHWGLHAWAIYGSTALTIAYFSFRRGTGMMVSAPIKNLFPGERWAERVGWLSDFMAIIAIAIGVGGSMAMGVFQVADGIAVLGGRETVGALLIGVVFLAMVAAYIPALMIDLGQGMARLSNAAMLIAIGLVAYTVVLGPTEYLLNTIVQGFGDYVTNVIPRGFQTFTFFGDDVTRWFSDWTLTYMVWWIAWGPFVGVFVARISRGRTIREFVIGVLFAPTLFSILWFGAFGGIGLFEALSGAGELLAYTQTNIERVTFALLDRLPLSVITTLATVLAAFLFIVTSVVSAAFVLGTFSTGGDENPPPRVRLIWGGLLGLLSVAMILSGSVDSVKILISLGALPFVFISVLLMVCLFRGLREEGQHNADR; encoded by the coding sequence ATGAAGAAACCCAACGCCCTGCTGGTATGTTCGCTCAGCGTAATTGCCGTGGTCGGGATATGGGGTGTCGTGGACATTCAAAGCCTGGTGACCTGGGCAAGCGGCATCGTCCAGCAAACCTTCCACAGCCGCGGCTGGTTCGTGATGCTCGCCGCTTCGGGTATGTTGATCGGATGCCTGTTTCTGGCATTTTCACCCTATGGAAACATTCGCCTTGGCCGGGATGACGAGGAGCCAGAGTTTTCCACCGCCACATGGATTTCAATGTTGTTCTCCGCCGGTATGGGCGTCGGCCTGCTGTTTTGGGCTGTGGCGGAACCGCTGACCCATTTCAACTTCATCTCCGGCATGGCGCCGGATTTCATCGCGGCGCAGCAGGCGATGCTGGCGACAAATTTCCATTGGGGGCTGCATGCCTGGGCGATTTATGGCTCCACCGCGCTGACAATTGCCTATTTCAGCTTCCGGCGCGGTACCGGGATGATGGTCAGTGCGCCGATCAAAAACCTGTTTCCCGGTGAACGCTGGGCTGAACGCGTCGGGTGGCTTTCGGACTTCATGGCGATCATCGCCATTGCCATTGGTGTCGGTGGCTCCATGGCCATGGGCGTGTTTCAGGTGGCAGACGGCATCGCAGTGCTGGGCGGTCGGGAAACGGTCGGCGCCCTTTTGATTGGTGTCGTGTTTCTGGCAATGGTTGCTGCGTATATCCCGGCACTCATGATCGATCTGGGCCAGGGCATGGCGCGCCTGTCCAATGCCGCCATGCTGATCGCAATCGGCCTTGTTGCCTACACGGTGGTCCTTGGCCCCACCGAATACCTTCTGAATACCATCGTTCAGGGGTTCGGCGACTATGTCACCAATGTCATTCCCAGGGGATTTCAGACCTTTACGTTCTTCGGCGATGACGTCACCAGATGGTTCAGCGACTGGACCCTGACCTACATGGTCTGGTGGATTGCCTGGGGCCCGTTCGTGGGCGTCTTTGTCGCCCGCATCTCTCGCGGTCGCACGATACGGGAATTCGTGATCGGCGTCCTGTTCGCCCCCACGCTGTTTTCAATCCTCTGGTTCGGTGCCTTTGGTGGCATTGGCTTGTTCGAGGCGCTCAGTGGTGCGGGCGAACTGCTGGCCTATACGCAGACAAATATCGAACGCGTGACTTTCGCCCTGCTCGACCGACTTCCGCTGTCGGTGATCACCACGCTTGCAACGGTACTGGCCGCCTTTCTATTCATCGTGACCAGCGTCGTAAGCGCGGCATTTGTTCTGGGCACCTTCTCGACGGGCGGGGACGAGAACCCCCCGCCGCGTGTGCGTCTGATCTGGGGGGGATTGCTGGGGCTTTTGAGCGTTGCAATGATCCTTTCGGGATCCGTGGACTCGGTTAAGATCCTCATCTCGCTTGGCGCTTTGCCCTTTGTCTTCATTTCGGTCCTGCTGATGGTTTGCTTGTTCCGCGGGCTTAGAGAGGAGGGGCAACACAATGCTGATCGGTGA
- a CDS encoding SDR family NAD(P)-dependent oxidoreductase produces MEKVALITGGARGIGRAIVEDLRGDHHVAFTWLASHPDSELLKGDVLAIQSDLTKDNQPTRVVEKVIDHFGRLDVIVNNAGLVRSTPKQEFQAEDHRAILDLNVLAPAALLAAALPHLKRGASIVSISSMNATLPPRDAATYGASKAALNLWTRAMAKELGPDGIRVNAVAPGAINILEDPRPDDLTSLFVKETALGRIGTPEDIARVVRFLTSDAAGFVTGEVLGVTGGYRL; encoded by the coding sequence ATGGAAAAAGTTGCACTCATAACCGGCGGTGCCCGTGGAATTGGGCGGGCAATAGTCGAAGACCTGCGCGGTGATCACCATGTCGCCTTCACCTGGTTGGCCAGCCACCCCGATTCAGAATTGCTGAAAGGCGACGTTCTGGCGATTCAATCGGACCTTACAAAAGACAACCAACCCACCCGGGTGGTCGAAAAGGTCATCGATCACTTCGGGCGACTGGACGTGATCGTGAACAACGCCGGTCTTGTTCGCTCCACTCCGAAACAAGAGTTTCAGGCCGAGGACCATCGCGCCATTCTTGACCTCAACGTGCTGGCCCCCGCCGCGTTGCTTGCCGCCGCGTTGCCGCATCTGAAACGCGGCGCTTCGATCGTCAGCATCTCGTCGATGAACGCAACACTGCCGCCGCGCGACGCCGCGACCTATGGGGCAAGCAAGGCCGCGCTGAACCTCTGGACGCGCGCCATGGCGAAAGAACTTGGCCCGGACGGAATCCGCGTCAACGCGGTTGCGCCGGGTGCCATCAACATCCTCGAAGACCCCCGTCCTGACGATCTGACATCGCTTTTCGTCAAGGAAACGGCGCTGGGCCGGATCGGAACTCCGGAAGACATCGCCAGGGTCGTTCGGTTTCTGACCTCGGACGCGGCGGGATTCGTAACCGGAGAGGTTCTGGGCGTGACCGGAGGCTATCGCTTGTAA
- a CDS encoding bifunctional alpha/beta hydrolase/OsmC family protein — MPTERITFAGHDGSQLAARLDLPDGPVLATALFAHCFTCSKDIPAARRISARLAAMGIAVLRFDFTGLGHSEGEFANTTFTSNVEDLISAAQYLAGRNMAPALLIGHSLGGAAVLRARAGIPTVKAVVTLGAPADPGHVSHHFEDALPQIEQEGSAEVTLGGRPFRIGKAFVDDIAGSALSASIADLKAALLILHAPRDETVSIDNASTIFLAAKHPKSFVTLDDADHLITRASDAEYAADVISAWVSRYLKLCPPAPPPGAPEGVVRVTEADPNGFMQDIQAGPHHHAVADEPASYGGTDKGMSPYGFVSSGLGACTSMTIRMYARRKKWPLTSVSVDVCHDKVHAQDAGLANEGKVDQFRRKIRLSGPLDQEQKQRLLEIADKCPVHRTLEGSAHITTELLT, encoded by the coding sequence ATGCCCACGGAACGCATCACTTTTGCCGGACATGACGGCAGCCAATTGGCCGCGCGGCTGGATTTGCCGGATGGTCCGGTCCTTGCGACGGCCCTGTTTGCCCATTGCTTCACCTGTTCCAAGGACATACCTGCGGCCCGGCGCATTTCGGCCCGCCTGGCGGCCATGGGAATTGCAGTGCTTCGGTTCGACTTTACCGGCCTGGGTCATTCCGAAGGAGAATTCGCCAACACGACTTTCACGTCGAATGTCGAGGACCTGATCTCGGCCGCGCAATATCTGGCCGGACGAAACATGGCCCCTGCCCTTCTGATCGGTCACTCGCTTGGCGGTGCGGCGGTTTTGCGGGCGCGTGCCGGAATTCCGACGGTCAAGGCCGTGGTCACCTTGGGCGCACCGGCGGATCCCGGCCACGTGTCCCATCATTTCGAGGATGCCCTGCCCCAGATCGAACAGGAGGGCAGCGCCGAGGTCACCTTGGGCGGGCGCCCGTTTCGAATTGGCAAAGCGTTCGTGGATGACATTGCGGGATCGGCCCTGTCTGCCTCGATCGCTGATCTCAAGGCCGCTTTGCTGATCCTGCACGCTCCTCGGGACGAAACGGTCAGTATCGACAACGCAAGCACCATCTTTCTGGCTGCAAAGCACCCAAAAAGCTTCGTCACCCTCGACGATGCCGATCACCTGATCACACGGGCCTCTGATGCTGAATATGCCGCGGATGTCATCTCGGCTTGGGTCTCGCGCTACCTGAAACTTTGCCCCCCCGCGCCACCCCCGGGTGCGCCGGAAGGTGTCGTTCGCGTGACAGAGGCGGATCCGAATGGCTTCATGCAGGATATTCAGGCCGGCCCGCACCATCATGCGGTTGCAGATGAGCCTGCCTCTTATGGCGGCACGGATAAGGGCATGTCGCCTTATGGCTTTGTCTCATCCGGCCTCGGCGCCTGCACGTCCATGACGATAAGGATGTATGCGCGCCGCAAAAAATGGCCGCTGACCAGTGTCAGCGTCGATGTCTGCCATGACAAAGTTCATGCTCAGGATGCCGGTTTGGCAAATGAGGGCAAAGTGGATCAGTTCCGCCGCAAAATCCGCCTGAGCGGCCCGCTTGATCAGGAACAAAAACAGCGCCTGCTGGAAATCGCAGACAAATGCCCGGTTCACCGGACACTTGAAGGCTCGGCGCATATCACGACCGAACTTCTTACCTGA
- the acnA gene encoding aconitate hydratase AcnA, which translates to MPIKVGQDTAKTRRSLSVNGKSISYYSIPAAQEAGLGDFSKLPAALKVVLENMLRFEDDGFSVSVDDIKAFAEWGANGGKNPREIAYRPARVLMQDFTGVPAVVDLAAMRDGIKALGGDAQKINPLNPVDLVIDHSVMIDEFGNPRAFQMNVDREYERNMERYQFLKWGQGAFNNFRVVPPGTGICHQVNLEYLAQTVWTDTDQNGEEVAYPDTLVGTDSHTTMVNGMAVLGWGVGGIEAEAAMLGQPISMLIPEVVGFELTGDLVEGTTGTDLVLKVVEMLREKGVVGKFVEFYGEGLDRLPLADRATIANMAPEYGATCGFFPIDGETLRYMRNTGRDEDRIALVEAYAKENGFWRDENYAPIYTDTLTLDMGTIVPAISGPKRPQDYVALTDAKAAFAKEMAETFKRPMGKQVEVKGENYGMESGKVVIASITSCTNTSNPYVMIGAGLVARKAAALGLDRKPWVKTSLAPGSQVVSAYLEAAGLQEDLDKIGFNLVGYGCTTCIGNSGPIQKEISEAIAEGDLVATSVLSGNRNFEGRISPDVRANYLASPPLVVVYALAGTMDIDLTSEPIGQDKDGNDVYMKDLWPTQQEVAELVEQTVTREAFQSKYADVFKGDEKWQSVETTDAETYDWPPTSTYIQNPPYFQGMGPEPGTISNIEGAKVLAILGDMVTTDHISPAGSFATTSPAGQYLIERQVQPREFNSYGSRRGNHEVMMRGTFANIRIKNEMLDGVEGGYTKGPDGEQTSIYDASMAYQANGTPLVVFGGEQYGAGSSRDWAAKGTALLGVKAVIAESFERIHRSNLVGMGVIPFEFTGGDTRKTLGLKGDETVSIHGLDTIEPLQEVPCTIVYGDGTEKTITLKCRIDTAPEIEYIENGGVLHYVLRNLAKAS; encoded by the coding sequence ATGCCCATCAAAGTCGGACAGGATACCGCCAAAACGCGCCGCAGTCTGAGCGTGAATGGTAAATCCATTTCCTATTATTCGATCCCCGCCGCGCAAGAGGCCGGTCTGGGCGATTTCTCGAAACTGCCTGCCGCACTCAAGGTGGTGCTGGAAAACATGTTGCGGTTCGAGGATGACGGGTTCTCGGTCTCGGTCGATGACATCAAGGCCTTTGCCGAATGGGGGGCCAACGGCGGCAAAAACCCCCGTGAAATCGCCTATCGCCCTGCCCGGGTACTGATGCAGGATTTCACCGGCGTTCCTGCCGTTGTGGATCTGGCCGCGATGCGGGACGGCATCAAGGCGCTGGGCGGCGACGCGCAAAAGATCAACCCGCTGAACCCGGTCGATCTGGTCATCGACCATTCGGTCATGATCGACGAATTCGGCAACCCGCGCGCGTTCCAGATGAATGTGGACCGTGAATATGAACGCAACATGGAACGGTACCAGTTCCTGAAATGGGGTCAGGGTGCATTCAACAACTTCCGCGTTGTTCCCCCCGGCACTGGTATCTGCCACCAGGTGAACCTTGAATATCTGGCCCAGACCGTCTGGACCGACACCGACCAGAACGGTGAAGAAGTCGCCTATCCCGACACGCTGGTCGGCACCGACAGCCACACCACCATGGTCAACGGCATGGCCGTGCTGGGCTGGGGTGTCGGCGGGATCGAGGCCGAGGCCGCGATGCTGGGTCAACCGATCTCGATGCTGATCCCCGAGGTCGTGGGCTTTGAGCTGACCGGTGATCTGGTCGAAGGCACCACCGGCACCGACCTGGTTCTGAAGGTCGTGGAAATGCTGCGCGAAAAAGGCGTTGTCGGCAAGTTCGTCGAGTTTTACGGCGAAGGCCTGGATCGTCTGCCGCTGGCCGACCGTGCGACCATCGCCAACATGGCCCCGGAATACGGCGCGACATGCGGCTTTTTCCCGATTGACGGCGAAACGCTGCGCTACATGCGCAACACCGGCCGCGACGAGGATCGCATCGCGCTGGTTGAAGCCTACGCCAAGGAAAATGGTTTCTGGCGCGATGAAAACTATGCGCCGATCTACACCGACACCCTGACCCTGGATATGGGCACGATTGTTCCAGCAATCTCGGGGCCCAAACGCCCGCAGGATTATGTTGCGCTGACTGACGCCAAGGCCGCTTTCGCCAAGGAAATGGCCGAGACCTTCAAGCGCCCGATGGGCAAACAGGTCGAGGTCAAAGGCGAAAACTATGGCATGGAATCGGGCAAGGTCGTGATCGCCTCGATCACGTCCTGCACCAACACGTCGAACCCTTACGTGATGATCGGAGCGGGCCTCGTGGCGCGCAAGGCAGCCGCGCTGGGGCTGGATCGCAAACCTTGGGTCAAAACCTCACTAGCACCGGGGTCGCAGGTTGTGTCCGCTTACCTCGAGGCCGCAGGCCTTCAAGAGGATCTGGACAAGATCGGCTTCAACCTCGTCGGATACGGCTGCACCACATGTATCGGCAACTCGGGGCCGATCCAGAAAGAAATCTCGGAGGCCATTGCGGAAGGCGATCTGGTCGCCACTTCGGTCTTGTCCGGCAACCGCAACTTCGAAGGCCGCATTTCGCCTGACGTGCGCGCAAACTATCTGGCTTCGCCGCCTCTGGTCGTCGTGTACGCCCTGGCAGGCACCATGGACATTGACCTGACGTCCGAACCGATCGGTCAGGACAAGGACGGCAACGACGTCTATATGAAAGACCTCTGGCCAACCCAGCAGGAGGTCGCGGAACTGGTCGAACAGACCGTCACGCGCGAAGCGTTCCAGTCGAAATACGCCGACGTCTTCAAAGGGGACGAGAAATGGCAATCGGTCGAAACCACCGATGCGGAAACCTATGACTGGCCGCCGACATCGACCTATATCCAAAACCCGCCCTATTTCCAGGGCATGGGCCCCGAACCGGGCACGATTTCCAACATCGAAGGCGCCAAGGTTCTGGCCATTCTGGGTGACATGGTCACGACCGACCACATCTCGCCCGCGGGGTCATTCGCGACGACCTCGCCCGCAGGCCAGTACCTGATCGAACGTCAGGTTCAGCCGCGTGAATTCAATTCATATGGTTCACGCCGCGGCAACCACGAGGTGATGATGCGCGGCACTTTCGCCAACATCCGCATCAAGAACGAAATGCTGGACGGCGTCGAAGGCGGTTACACCAAAGGCCCGGACGGTGAACAGACGTCAATTTATGACGCCTCGATGGCCTATCAGGCGAACGGCACCCCGCTTGTGGTATTTGGTGGCGAGCAATATGGCGCAGGCTCAAGCCGCGACTGGGCGGCCAAGGGCACGGCGCTGCTGGGCGTCAAGGCCGTAATCGCCGAGAGCTTTGAGCGTATCCACCGTTCGAACCTTGTTGGCATGGGAGTCATTCCATTCGAGTTCACAGGTGGCGACACCCGCAAAACCCTGGGGCTGAAAGGGGATGAAACCGTTTCGATTCACGGGCTGGATACGATCGAGCCGCTACAGGAAGTCCCCTGCACGATCGTTTATGGCGATGGAACCGAAAAGACCATCACCCTGAAATGCCGCATCGATACCGCCCCCGAGATTGAATACATCGAAAACGGTGGCGTGTTGCATTACGTCCTGCGCAATCTTGCGAAGGCATCATAA
- a CDS encoding lysophospholipid acyltransferase family protein has translation MPVEKSELSRFELGKYYVANLFLQGVIRVMRMLPYERRIATMGAIVRFLAPVVGFRKRVRRNLKLTCPDLPEAEVRQICRDVPDNAGRAIMEHFSPEDFIERQSKAKISGPGIAAFDAAVADGRPVMMITAHFGHYLAARIALQTYSGQPIGCLYRRMANPYFNDAYVESFYKTGAPMFEQGRRGMVEMVRSLKKGGIIAIVSDLHAMGGEELMFFGKPAVTSVLNAELAIKYNAELIPCYAVRQPNGIDFEIVLHEPVPHTDPKTMTQFTNDDLEKMVRQHMGQWFWIHRRWKHWNGLGIKPEEMP, from the coding sequence ATGCCCGTTGAAAAGTCGGAGCTCAGCCGGTTTGAGCTTGGGAAATACTATGTCGCCAACCTGTTTCTGCAGGGGGTCATCCGCGTTATGCGCATGCTTCCCTATGAGCGGCGTATTGCAACGATGGGGGCCATCGTGCGGTTTCTGGCACCTGTTGTCGGGTTTCGCAAACGTGTTCGTCGGAATCTGAAGCTTACTTGCCCGGACTTGCCTGAAGCCGAAGTCAGGCAGATCTGCCGCGATGTGCCGGACAATGCCGGTCGTGCGATCATGGAGCATTTTTCACCGGAAGACTTTATCGAACGACAGAGCAAGGCCAAGATTTCTGGGCCAGGTATCGCTGCATTTGACGCGGCTGTTGCCGATGGGCGTCCGGTCATGATGATTACGGCGCATTTCGGTCACTACCTGGCAGCGCGCATCGCCTTGCAGACATACAGCGGTCAGCCCATCGGCTGCCTGTATCGGCGGATGGCCAACCCGTATTTCAACGACGCTTATGTCGAATCCTTCTACAAGACAGGCGCCCCGATGTTCGAACAGGGGCGGCGCGGTATGGTCGAGATGGTACGCTCGTTGAAAAAGGGCGGGATCATTGCCATCGTTTCCGATCTTCACGCAATGGGCGGTGAAGAATTGATGTTCTTCGGTAAACCCGCCGTGACATCCGTTCTGAACGCCGAGTTGGCCATCAAATACAATGCCGAGCTGATTCCGTGTTACGCGGTGCGTCAGCCCAACGGTATCGATTTTGAGATCGTTCTGCACGAACCGGTTCCGCACACGGACCCAAAAACCATGACCCAGTTCACCAATGACGATCTGGAAAAGATGGTGCGGCAGCATATGGGGCAATGGTTCTGGATTCACCGTCGCTGGAAACACTGGAACGGGTTGGGCATCAAACCGGAAGAAATGCCCTGA
- a CDS encoding flagellar motor switch protein FliG, which translates to MANGGSAPLAAGDEHAPQVVPRTLTGSQKAAVVVRLLLNEGADIPLEELPDDLQETLTHQLGQMGLVDRVTLGAVAREFSDALDNVGLAFPHGLAGALDAVNGKIAPSTAARLRKLAGVRQIGDPWQRLRDVSVEDLAKMAQSESTEVAAVMLSKMDTAQAAQMLAHMPGPVARRITYAISKTTNVTPEAVERIGWSLAAQLDQRPAQAFDNGPDARVGAILNQSAAATRDDLLNALDEDDAEFADLVRQSIFTFAHIPSRIAARDVPAILREVEQPVLVTALAGAAANDDKASVEFILSNISSRMADNLREEMAERGRVKQSEAEDAMTQVVAAIRVLVDAGSIVLIESDDEEDAA; encoded by the coding sequence ATGGCAAATGGGGGGTCTGCCCCACTTGCCGCGGGGGATGAACACGCGCCGCAAGTCGTTCCGCGCACATTGACCGGTAGTCAAAAAGCGGCCGTTGTCGTGCGCCTTCTGTTGAACGAGGGCGCCGATATTCCACTTGAGGAATTGCCTGACGACCTGCAAGAGACATTGACCCATCAACTTGGGCAAATGGGCCTTGTGGATCGTGTAACCCTGGGCGCAGTGGCCCGGGAATTCAGCGACGCTCTGGACAATGTCGGGCTGGCTTTTCCACATGGGCTTGCAGGTGCATTGGATGCGGTGAACGGAAAGATCGCACCATCGACGGCCGCGCGCCTGCGCAAGCTTGCCGGGGTGCGCCAGATCGGCGATCCTTGGCAACGCCTGCGTGACGTATCCGTTGAGGATCTTGCCAAAATGGCCCAGTCGGAAAGCACCGAGGTGGCGGCCGTCATGCTTTCAAAGATGGATACCGCACAGGCGGCGCAGATGCTGGCCCATATGCCGGGCCCGGTTGCGCGGCGCATTACCTATGCCATCTCGAAAACAACAAATGTCACCCCCGAAGCGGTCGAACGTATTGGCTGGTCGCTGGCCGCGCAACTGGATCAGCGGCCTGCTCAGGCTTTCGACAATGGTCCCGACGCACGCGTGGGCGCGATCCTGAACCAGTCGGCGGCCGCAACACGCGACGACTTGTTGAACGCATTGGACGAAGACGACGCCGAATTTGCGGATCTGGTACGCCAATCGATCTTCACTTTTGCCCATATCCCAAGCCGTATCGCGGCCCGCGATGTTCCCGCCATCCTGCGTGAAGTGGAACAGCCGGTTCTTGTCACCGCATTGGCAGGTGCCGCCGCAAATGATGACAAGGCCTCCGTTGAATTCATTCTGTCAAACATTTCGTCCCGCATGGCCGATAATCTGCGCGAGGAAATGGCCGAACGTGGGCGCGTCAAACAATCGGAAGCCGAAGATGCCATGACACAGGTCGTGGCCGCCATTCGCGTTCTGGTCGATGCCGGTTCCATTGTTCTGATCGAAAGCGATGACGAGGAAGATGCAGCCTGA
- a CDS encoding tetratricopeptide repeat protein — protein MRLLLASALALQAFAFAPVVHAAGGDSSSPPKPTNTTKKCLFGRVYDEARGRCVKPNKTNLSEDQLYDAVRELAYDGQYGHAQDILRIMDQDDDRVLTYWGFTYRKMGELELANVFYQNAINSNPDNLLARSYMAQGFVTEGKTDLAIEQWREIKARGGEGTWAETSLREAIRTGLTYSY, from the coding sequence ATGCGCCTTTTGTTAGCTTCAGCCCTCGCTTTGCAGGCCTTCGCCTTTGCCCCGGTGGTCCACGCCGCAGGCGGCGACAGCAGCAGCCCGCCGAAACCGACGAATACGACCAAGAAATGTTTGTTCGGTCGGGTCTATGACGAAGCCAGAGGCCGGTGCGTCAAACCCAACAAAACCAACCTGTCGGAAGATCAGCTTTACGACGCCGTCCGCGAACTGGCCTATGACGGGCAATACGGGCACGCGCAGGATATCCTGCGGATCATGGATCAGGACGACGACCGTGTGCTGACCTATTGGGGCTTTACCTACCGCAAGATGGGCGAGCTGGAGCTGGCGAACGTCTTTTACCAGAATGCCATCAATTCCAATCCCGACAATCTTCTGGCGCGCAGCTACATGGCGCAAGGCTTTGTAACCGAAGGCAAAACCGATCTGGCAATCGAGCAATGGCGCGAGATCAAGGCCCGCGGCGGCGAAGGGACCTGGGCCGAGACGTCTCTGCGCGAGGCCATCCGGACAGGGTTGACCTACAGCTACTGA
- a CDS encoding thioredoxin family protein, with translation MFRSIALTTVFSCLVAVQVAAEEDPVVVELFTSQGCSSCPPADRIMHDLAKRDDVIGLALHVDYWDYIGWKDEYANPDHTLRQRAYAREGGRSMIYTPQMVINGQHDIVGAQSRELDRLIEAHLKAAPEALVTSVRSADEVTVDVTPVELPKGDTYDVHVVQYSPMRHASIRRGELAGHELDYANVVEAWQIAGQWDGTAPQSFTVQLGLDLPAVVLVQRAGEGPIVAATRVK, from the coding sequence ATGTTCAGATCCATTGCCTTGACCACCGTGTTTTCCTGCCTTGTGGCGGTACAGGTCGCGGCCGAGGAAGACCCGGTTGTGGTCGAGCTGTTCACGTCTCAGGGGTGTTCATCCTGCCCGCCGGCGGATCGGATCATGCATGATTTGGCCAAGCGCGACGACGTCATAGGGCTCGCTTTGCATGTCGACTACTGGGACTATATCGGGTGGAAGGACGAATATGCGAACCCCGATCATACGCTTCGGCAGCGGGCTTATGCCCGCGAGGGGGGGCGTTCCATGATCTATACCCCGCAGATGGTGATCAACGGGCAGCACGACATCGTCGGGGCGCAATCCCGTGAACTTGATCGATTGATCGAAGCGCATCTGAAAGCAGCGCCCGAAGCGCTTGTGACGTCCGTGCGCTCAGCCGATGAAGTGACAGTGGATGTGACGCCCGTCGAGTTGCCGAAAGGCGATACCTATGACGTGCATGTGGTTCAGTATTCTCCCATGCGTCACGCTTCGATCCGTCGTGGAGAGCTGGCCGGGCACGAGCTGGACTATGCCAATGTCGTTGAGGCCTGGCAGATTGCGGGGCAATGGGATGGAACTGCACCGCAATCATTCACGGTTCAGCTTGGTTTGGACCTGCCGGCAGTCGTTCTGGTTCAAAGGGCCGGGGAAGGGCCGATTGTTGCCGCCACCCGGGTCAAGTGA
- the purB gene encoding adenylosuccinate lyase: protein MIPRYSRPDMVAIWSPETKFRIWFEIEAHACDAMADLGVIPRENAEAVWKAKDVEFDVARIDEIEAVTKHDVIAFLTHLAEHVGSEEARFVHQGMTSSDVLDTCFNVQLTRAADLLIADLEGLLAALKRRAFEHKDTVRIGRSHGIHAEPTTMGLTFARFYAEMDRNLSRMRDARAEIATGAISGAVGTFANIDPAVEEHVCDKLGLVPEPISTQVIPRDRHAAFFATLGVIASSIENIAIEIRHMQRTEVLEGAEFFSMGQKGSSAMPHKKNPVLTENLTGLARMVRAAVIPAMENVALWHERDISHSSVERMIGPDATITLDFALARLTGVIDKMLIFPENMLENMNKFPGLVMSQRVLLALTQAGVSREDAYAMVQRNALKVWEHRTDFKQELLADADVTAALSPEEIEEKFDLGYHTKHIDTIFARVFGE, encoded by the coding sequence ATGATTCCCCGTTATTCCCGTCCTGACATGGTTGCCATCTGGTCGCCCGAAACCAAGTTTCGCATCTGGTTCGAAATCGAGGCGCATGCCTGCGATGCCATGGCCGATCTGGGCGTGATCCCGCGCGAGAATGCAGAAGCCGTCTGGAAAGCCAAGGACGTGGAATTCGACGTCGCCCGCATCGACGAGATCGAAGCCGTCACCAAGCATGACGTCATCGCCTTTCTGACCCATCTCGCCGAACATGTCGGCAGTGAAGAGGCCCGGTTCGTGCACCAGGGCATGACCAGTTCGGACGTGTTGGACACCTGCTTCAACGTCCAGCTGACGCGTGCAGCGGACCTTCTGATCGCCGATCTCGAAGGGCTTTTGGCAGCGCTCAAGCGCCGTGCGTTTGAACACAAGGACACGGTTCGCATCGGCCGCAGCCACGGTATCCACGCAGAGCCCACGACAATGGGCCTGACCTTTGCCCGGTTCTATGCCGAGATGGACCGCAACCTGTCCCGTATGCGCGACGCCCGTGCGGAAATCGCAACTGGGGCCATCAGCGGCGCCGTCGGAACATTTGCCAATATCGATCCCGCCGTCGAGGAACATGTTTGTGACAAACTGGGCCTTGTGCCCGAACCGATCAGCACCCAAGTGATCCCGCGTGATCGCCATGCGGCCTTCTTTGCGACGCTTGGCGTCATCGCCAGCAGCATCGAAAACATCGCCATCGAAATCCGCCACATGCAGCGGACCGAGGTTTTGGAGGGCGCAGAATTCTTCTCGATGGGCCAGAAAGGCTCGTCCGCCATGCCACACAAGAAAAACCCGGTACTGACCGAGAACCTGACCGGGCTGGCCCGCATGGTACGCGCGGCAGTGATCCCGGCAATGGAGAATGTCGCGCTCTGGCATGAACGCGACATCTCGCATTCCTCGGTCGAGCGCATGATCGGTCCGGATGCCACGATTACACTGGATTTTGCGCTGGCCCGTCTGACCGGTGTGATCGACAAGATGCTGATCTTCCCCGAAAACATGCTGGAAAACATGAACAAATTCCCCGGTCTTGTCATGAGCCAGCGTGTTTTGCTGGCTCTGACCCAGGCAGGGGTCAGCCGTGAGGACGCCTATGCCATGGTCCAGCGCAACGCGCTGAAGGTTTGGGAACACCGCACCGATTTCAAACAGGAACTGCTGGCGGACGCCGATGTAACTGCCGCGCTCAGCCCCGAAGAAATCGAAGAGAAATTCGACCTCGGCTATCACACCAAACACATTGATACGATCTTCGCCCGGGTATTCGGCGAATAA